A stretch of the Synechocystis sp. PCC 7338 genome encodes the following:
- a CDS encoding Panacea domain-containing protein, translating to MESTASKEIIFGFDDVKATQAAAHLLKLHGEADAMSYLGLLKLLYIGDRRSLEKRGYPITGDNFVAMKYGPVLSHVYDYVKPNGGYASSDYWNRHIETIATTRASHKKVYVTLIDDPGDDELSIVEEKILQGVYQEFGHKDPFAVAEWTHYLPEWQDPANFGKKVMPIDVQELLSYLHKSDQDIILIKEIAERERFLNQANG from the coding sequence ATGGAATCGACAGCTTCAAAAGAAATTATTTTTGGATTTGATGATGTCAAGGCAACCCAAGCAGCGGCTCATTTGCTAAAGCTTCATGGCGAGGCTGACGCTATGAGCTATTTAGGTTTGTTGAAATTGCTCTATATTGGCGATCGCCGTTCGTTGGAGAAAAGGGGTTATCCGATTACGGGCGACAATTTTGTAGCGATGAAATATGGCCCAGTTTTAAGTCATGTTTATGATTATGTGAAGCCCAATGGAGGTTATGCAAGTTCCGATTATTGGAATCGGCATATTGAAACAATTGCTACGACAAGGGCATCCCATAAAAAAGTTTATGTCACTTTGATTGATGATCCAGGAGATGATGAATTATCTATTGTAGAGGAAAAAATTTTGCAAGGAGTTTACCAAGAGTTTGGACATAAAGATCCTTTTGCCGTAGCAGAATGGACTCATTATTTACCAGAGTGGCAAGATCCGGCTAATTTTGGCAAAAAAGTGATGCCGATTGATGTCCAAGAACTTCTAAGTTACTTACACAAATCAGATCAAGATATTATCCTCATTAAGGAAATAGCAGAAAGAGAACGATTCCTTAATCAAGCTAATGGCTAG
- a CDS encoding EAL domain-containing protein, producing MTHPNALLTTRHYRAGDPIFSEGDWGNFAYIIEEGQVEIWTEIQGDRRVLNVLQPGSLFGELALVDANPRSASASALTDCILSLVTPDQVNQRIDSADPILRLLLLVVIGHFRSESNNFRGTNEPSPELDAALTKAKLSLKERITGAVDMIRLEGEMQEAIAKEQFHLVYQPIVFMDDLRIEGFEALIRWESPKRGFVRPDVFIEVAEATDLIIPIGQWVIEQGLKDLKSLQTKFNSNLLMSFNIVGRQTNNEDFIPWLLDRVDHHGLTPNKVKLEIIERTLFSGDSSAPWIENCRSRGFALVLDDFGTGYSSLQYLNEYKIDRVKIDKSFVDGLGTNQNSESICSAILQLSHALGMTVVAEGIETQAQLEVLQSLGCDYGQGYLFSRPLPFDQVMALPMDSFR from the coding sequence ATGACCCACCCCAATGCCCTACTTACAACCCGTCATTACCGGGCTGGTGATCCCATTTTCAGTGAGGGAGACTGGGGAAATTTTGCCTACATTATCGAAGAGGGACAAGTAGAAATTTGGACAGAAATCCAGGGCGATCGCCGGGTGTTGAATGTACTCCAACCGGGCAGTTTATTTGGGGAATTGGCCCTAGTAGATGCCAACCCCCGTTCTGCTTCCGCTTCAGCCCTGACAGACTGCATTCTTTCCCTAGTGACCCCCGATCAGGTCAATCAACGCATTGATAGCGCCGACCCAATTTTGCGTCTGTTGTTATTGGTGGTGATCGGTCATTTTCGCTCCGAAAGTAATAATTTTCGGGGGACCAACGAGCCTTCCCCCGAATTAGATGCCGCCCTCACCAAAGCCAAGCTTTCCCTCAAAGAACGCATCACCGGCGCCGTGGACATGATCCGTTTAGAAGGGGAAATGCAAGAGGCGATCGCCAAAGAACAATTCCATCTGGTGTACCAACCCATTGTGTTCATGGACGATCTGCGTATCGAAGGTTTTGAAGCCTTGATTCGATGGGAAAGTCCCAAGCGGGGTTTTGTCCGTCCAGACGTTTTCATTGAGGTGGCCGAAGCAACGGATTTGATTATTCCCATCGGCCAATGGGTCATCGAACAAGGATTAAAGGACTTGAAAAGTCTGCAGACAAAATTCAACTCTAATCTGTTAATGAGTTTTAATATTGTCGGCCGACAGACTAATAACGAAGACTTCATCCCTTGGCTATTGGACAGGGTGGATCACCATGGTCTAACCCCCAATAAAGTAAAGCTAGAAATCATTGAACGTACCCTTTTTAGCGGCGACAGTTCTGCTCCCTGGATTGAAAATTGTCGCTCCCGAGGGTTTGCCCTAGTGCTGGATGACTTTGGTACTGGATATTCCAGTCTGCAATACCTCAATGAGTATAAAATTGACCGGGTAAAAATTGATAAATCCTTTGTGGACGGCCTGGGTACGAACCAAAACAGTGAAAGTATTTGTTCCGCTATTTTGCAACTCTCCCATGCCCTGGGCATGACAGTGGTAGCCGAAGGTATTGAAACCCAAGCACAATTGGAAGTTTTGCAGTCCCTAGGATGCGACTATGGCCAAGGTTATCTATTTTCCCGACCCCTACCCTTTGATCAGGTCATGGCCCTACCAATGGACTCCTTCCGTTAG
- a CDS encoding META domain-containing protein, which yields MRLNFSQIFFFATIMGGLALGIIDKTLPLLSTNSVQAMEASNSSSLQGTTWYISGWSGSPVPGSAPITLQFKDNRLMGTAGCNSFNGAYTSGDSNLTIGQALATTRKACAAEVMAQEQKFLQLLTQVTAYSIGNDGQLTLTYLKNREQGSVTFIPASQYSVLHNSQWQLVAMAGVEPITNEENSQGIPQVQFLGDRLAGTGGCNRLMGQFTIDGENLTIDERMASTMMACPEPLMNQEQQFIKALVNAQKYQILTSGELVIDYLTADKTEQLVFLPLTVDPQTQG from the coding sequence ATGCGTTTGAACTTTTCCCAGATTTTCTTTTTCGCTACCATTATGGGCGGATTGGCATTGGGGATTATCGATAAAACCCTACCCCTTTTGTCTACCAATTCCGTTCAGGCCATGGAAGCTTCTAACTCTTCATCTCTCCAGGGTACTACTTGGTATATCAGTGGGTGGTCTGGCTCTCCAGTGCCGGGCAGCGCTCCGATTACGTTGCAATTCAAGGACAATCGCCTGATGGGAACAGCGGGTTGCAATAGTTTTAATGGTGCCTACACTAGTGGTGACAGTAACTTAACTATTGGCCAAGCTTTGGCCACTACCCGTAAAGCTTGTGCCGCCGAGGTTATGGCCCAGGAGCAGAAATTTTTGCAACTTCTTACCCAGGTAACGGCCTATAGCATCGGCAATGATGGCCAACTGACATTAACTTACTTGAAGAATAGGGAACAGGGTAGTGTCACTTTTATTCCGGCTAGTCAGTACAGTGTCCTCCACAACAGTCAATGGCAACTGGTGGCCATGGCCGGTGTGGAACCCATCACCAACGAAGAAAATTCCCAAGGGATACCCCAGGTTCAATTCCTTGGCGATCGCCTGGCCGGGACTGGGGGATGTAATCGTCTTATGGGGCAGTTCACCATTGACGGGGAAAATTTAACCATCGATGAGCGCATGGCTTCCACCATGATGGCCTGCCCTGAACCCCTGATGAACCAGGAACAACAATTCATTAAAGCCCTAGTCAATGCCCAAAAATACCAGATTCTCACCAGCGGTGAATTGGTGATCGACTACCTAACGGCAGATAAAACTGAACAATTAGTTTTCTTGCCCCTAACAGTAGATCCGCAGACCCAAGGATAG
- a CDS encoding amidase: MTDFCLLTALDLAQLVRTRQVSPLEITQYYLDRLGKYDQTVGSFAHVAWESAIADAKQKTEYLVSLGNSEPLPPFFGVPIAVKDLNCVAGMPVSYGVAALKENLATYDDGVVAKMKAAGFTIVGKTVTSQLGSFPYTEPPGFLPVRNPWHLDHNAGGSSGGSAAAVAAGLVPIAQGSDGGGSVRTPAACCGLVGFKPSRGRVSQAPVGDYQSGIACHGPLSRKVLEAAALLDVMEGYITGDPYWLPSPDRPFLETTGETPGQLRLAYAFSLPPFTSTEAIQGAVAKAIAAAGELGHQLEETCFDVTKLIEPFAQIWKAGVGASGIPLPLLETVNQWLGETSGTAGDYLRGVRDMQVISRHIVGFMEQYEALILPVFNHQPPKVGEWAHLSPPDVVQKIIEWIAPCPPANAAGLPAIAIPVGFDDQGLPLSVQIIGKPAADATVLALAYQLEQQLQGNGPRQLPTQFMP; the protein is encoded by the coding sequence ATGACCGATTTTTGCCTGCTCACCGCCCTGGACCTAGCCCAACTAGTCCGCACTCGCCAGGTTTCTCCTTTGGAAATCACCCAGTATTATCTCGATCGCCTGGGGAAATATGATCAAACAGTAGGCAGTTTTGCCCACGTGGCTTGGGAGTCGGCGATCGCCGATGCTAAGCAAAAAACCGAGTATTTAGTGAGCCTGGGTAATTCTGAGCCCTTGCCACCATTTTTTGGTGTCCCCATTGCGGTTAAGGATTTAAACTGCGTCGCTGGTATGCCAGTGAGCTATGGGGTGGCGGCCCTGAAGGAAAATTTAGCCACCTATGATGATGGCGTGGTAGCAAAAATGAAGGCGGCGGGATTCACCATTGTGGGCAAAACTGTCACTTCCCAACTGGGATCATTTCCCTACACCGAACCCCCAGGGTTTTTGCCGGTGCGGAATCCGTGGCATTTGGACCACAATGCCGGAGGCTCCAGTGGCGGTAGTGCGGCAGCGGTGGCAGCGGGATTAGTACCCATTGCCCAGGGTTCCGATGGGGGGGGCTCCGTCAGAACACCAGCGGCCTGTTGCGGCTTAGTGGGCTTTAAACCTAGTCGCGGCCGGGTATCCCAGGCTCCAGTGGGGGATTACCAGAGTGGCATTGCTTGCCATGGCCCCCTCAGTCGGAAGGTGTTGGAGGCGGCGGCCCTGTTGGATGTGATGGAAGGTTACATAACCGGGGATCCCTATTGGTTACCTTCTCCCGATCGCCCTTTTTTAGAGACCACTGGGGAAACTCCTGGCCAACTACGGCTGGCCTATGCTTTTTCCCTACCTCCCTTTACTAGTACTGAAGCTATTCAAGGGGCTGTGGCCAAGGCGATCGCCGCCGCTGGGGAATTGGGGCATCAATTGGAAGAAACCTGTTTTGACGTCACCAAATTAATTGAACCGTTCGCTCAAATTTGGAAAGCTGGGGTGGGGGCCTCTGGCATTCCTTTGCCCCTATTGGAGACGGTTAATCAGTGGTTAGGGGAAACCAGCGGCACAGCGGGGGACTATCTGCGGGGAGTAAGGGATATGCAGGTGATTTCCCGCCACATTGTCGGCTTTATGGAACAGTATGAAGCTCTGATTTTGCCCGTTTTTAACCACCAGCCCCCCAAAGTAGGGGAATGGGCCCATTTGTCCCCCCCGGATGTGGTGCAAAAAATTATTGAATGGATTGCCCCCTGCCCTCCCGCTAATGCGGCCGGCCTACCAGCGATCGCCATTCCGGTGGGATTTGATGACCAGGGTTTACCCCTTAGTGTGCAAATTATTGGTAAGCCCGCCGCCGATGCCACGGTGTTAGCTCTGGCTTATCAATTAGAGCAACAATTGCAGGGCAATGGGCCGAGGCAACTGCCGACCCAATTTATGCCCTAA
- the hemH gene encoding ferrochelatase, translated as MGRVGVLLLNLGGPEKLEDVRPFLFNLFADPEIIRLPFPWLQKPLAWLISTLRAKKSQANYAEIGGGSPLLQITEAQAAALTTCLERLGQDAKVYIGMRYWHPFTEEAVEKIKGDRLQRLVILPLYPHFSISTSGSSFRVLEEMWRNDPSLRQLDYSLIPSWYDHPRYLQAMADLIAEELKKFPNPDQAHIFFSAHGVPQSYVDEAGDPYQAEIEACTRLIMRTLDRPNQYTLAYQSRVGPVEWLKPYTEEALQALGAEGIDDLLVVPISFVSEHIETLQEIDIEYREIAEEAGIDNFQRVPALNTHPLFIDALAEMVMDSLNDPPCTFETVPHPKKNMKMYPQERWEWGLTTAAEVWNGRLAMLGFIALLVELISGQGPLHFVGLL; from the coding sequence ATGGGTCGTGTTGGGGTCTTACTGCTAAATCTTGGCGGACCGGAGAAGTTAGAGGATGTACGCCCCTTCCTTTTTAACCTGTTTGCGGATCCGGAAATCATTCGTCTGCCCTTTCCTTGGTTGCAAAAACCCTTGGCATGGCTGATTTCCACCCTGCGGGCGAAGAAGTCCCAGGCTAACTACGCTGAAATAGGTGGTGGTTCCCCCCTGTTGCAGATTACCGAAGCCCAAGCTGCTGCCCTCACGACCTGCCTCGAACGCCTTGGTCAGGATGCAAAGGTGTACATTGGTATGCGCTACTGGCACCCCTTCACCGAAGAGGCCGTGGAAAAAATTAAAGGCGATCGCCTGCAACGTTTGGTGATTTTGCCTCTGTATCCTCATTTTTCCATTAGTACCAGCGGCTCCAGTTTCCGGGTGTTGGAAGAAATGTGGCGCAATGATCCTAGTTTGCGGCAGTTGGACTATAGCCTGATCCCCTCTTGGTACGACCATCCGCGCTATCTCCAGGCCATGGCGGATTTGATTGCGGAAGAGTTAAAGAAATTTCCCAATCCAGACCAAGCCCATATTTTCTTCAGTGCCCATGGTGTGCCCCAAAGCTATGTGGATGAAGCGGGGGACCCCTACCAGGCCGAAATTGAAGCCTGCACCCGTTTGATTATGCGAACCCTCGATCGCCCAAATCAATATACATTGGCCTACCAGAGTCGGGTGGGGCCGGTGGAATGGCTCAAGCCCTACACGGAAGAGGCTCTGCAGGCATTAGGGGCGGAGGGCATTGATGACCTCTTGGTGGTGCCCATCAGCTTTGTGTCAGAACACATTGAAACCCTGCAAGAAATTGACATTGAGTACCGGGAAATTGCCGAGGAAGCAGGCATTGATAATTTTCAGCGGGTGCCCGCCCTCAATACCCATCCACTTTTCATCGATGCCCTGGCTGAGATGGTAATGGATTCCCTCAACGATCCCCCCTGTACCTTTGAAACGGTGCCCCATCCCAAAAAGAATATGAAGATGTATCCCCAGGAACGATGGGAATGGGGTTTGACGACGGCGGCGGAGGTGTGGAATGGTCGCCTGGCCATGTTGGGTTTCATTGCCCTGTTGGTGGAGTTGATCAGTGGCCAAGGCCCCTTACATTTTGTGGGACTACTTTAG
- a CDS encoding class I SAM-dependent methyltransferase produces the protein MATIFRTWSYQYPWVYALVSRLATLNVGGEEHFHQLPLENLAISPGQKVLDLCCGGGQATTYLAQTGATVVGLDASPKALARAKINVPQATYVQGLAEDLPFGDREFDLVHTSVALHEMTPAQLQSIIGGVHRVLKPGGIFTLVDLHRPSNWLFWPPLAIFMALFETETAWQLINTDLEALLDQAGFSINHQRLYAGGSLQVIQARAN, from the coding sequence ATGGCAACTATTTTCCGCACTTGGAGTTATCAATATCCCTGGGTTTACGCCCTGGTTTCCCGCCTGGCGACTTTGAACGTGGGGGGAGAAGAGCACTTCCACCAATTGCCGTTGGAAAATTTAGCCATCTCCCCGGGACAGAAGGTGTTGGATTTGTGTTGTGGGGGTGGCCAAGCCACTACTTATTTAGCCCAAACCGGAGCCACAGTGGTGGGTCTGGATGCTTCTCCCAAGGCCCTGGCAAGGGCAAAAATTAATGTGCCCCAAGCGACCTACGTCCAGGGTTTAGCCGAAGATTTACCCTTCGGAGATAGGGAATTCGACCTAGTCCACACCAGCGTCGCCCTGCACGAAATGACTCCAGCACAACTGCAAAGCATTATCGGCGGCGTACATCGTGTGCTTAAACCAGGGGGGATTTTTACTTTGGTGGATTTACACCGTCCCAGTAATTGGCTATTTTGGCCCCCCTTGGCAATTTTTATGGCCCTGTTTGAAACTGAAACCGCCTGGCAGTTAATCAACACTGATTTAGAAGCGTTGCTAGACCAAGCTGGTTTCTCTATTAACCATCAACGTCTTTATGCGGGGGGCAGTTTACAGGTAATTCAGGCTAGGGCGAATTAG
- the purM gene encoding phosphoribosylformylglycinamidine cyclo-ligase, giving the protein MDYRQAGVDVEAGREFVSRIRQQVESTFRPEVMGGIGGFAGLFEIPPGYKAPVLVSGTDGVGTKLKIAQAMDQHHTIGIDLVAMCVNDILTTGAEPLYFLDYLATGKLEPAQLADVVTGIVTGCKQSGCALLGGETAEMPGFYGAGEYDAAGFAVGIVEKSALLNGSQVDIGDVAIAVESSGVHSNGFSLVRKIIESKGWQWSDCLPEWGGKSLGEIFLEPTRIYVQPIQALLKSGINIHGMAHITGGGLPENLPRCLGPGQSIQVKAHSWSPLPVFNWLADKGQVNVTAMLETFNLGVGFVVLISPDQGQATLDFFSNQGLVANQIGQVIEGNGSFVWLD; this is encoded by the coding sequence ATGGATTATCGGCAAGCGGGCGTGGATGTGGAAGCAGGAAGGGAATTTGTCAGCCGCATTCGGCAACAGGTGGAAAGTACCTTTCGCCCGGAAGTGATGGGGGGCATCGGTGGTTTCGCCGGGCTGTTTGAAATTCCCCCTGGCTATAAAGCCCCTGTGTTAGTGTCGGGCACAGACGGGGTGGGCACCAAGCTAAAAATTGCCCAGGCCATGGATCAGCACCACACCATTGGCATTGATTTGGTGGCCATGTGTGTAAATGATATTTTGACCACTGGGGCAGAACCGCTATATTTCCTCGATTATTTAGCGACAGGAAAACTGGAGCCAGCCCAGTTGGCAGACGTGGTGACGGGCATTGTGACGGGCTGTAAACAGAGTGGCTGTGCCCTATTGGGGGGAGAAACGGCCGAAATGCCTGGTTTTTATGGAGCGGGAGAATATGATGCGGCGGGTTTTGCGGTGGGCATTGTGGAAAAATCCGCGTTACTCAACGGCTCCCAGGTGGATATTGGCGATGTGGCGATCGCCGTGGAGAGTTCTGGGGTCCACAGTAATGGCTTTAGTTTGGTGCGAAAAATCATTGAGAGTAAAGGTTGGCAATGGTCTGATTGTTTGCCGGAGTGGGGGGGCAAGTCCTTGGGAGAAATCTTTTTAGAACCCACCAGGATCTACGTGCAACCGATCCAAGCGTTATTAAAGTCGGGCATTAATATCCACGGCATGGCCCATATTACCGGCGGCGGGCTACCGGAAAATCTCCCCCGCTGTTTGGGCCCGGGACAATCTATCCAGGTCAAGGCCCATAGTTGGTCTCCTCTGCCAGTATTTAACTGGTTAGCAGACAAAGGTCAAGTTAACGTCACCGCCATGCTGGAAACCTTTAATTTGGGAGTGGGTTTTGTGGTGCTCATATCCCCAGACCAGGGACAGGCGACCCTAGACTTTTTCTCCAACCAAGGTCTGGTAGCCAATCAAATTGGGCAAGTAATAGAAGGAAACGGTTCCTTCGTCTGGCTAGATTAA
- a CDS encoding elongation factor G, with amino-acid sequence MNNPTNESLRNVAIVGPYGSGKTTLLESVLWVSGSISRKGNIKDSNTVSDSSPEAKARKMSLEVSVAGIDYENLRLNFLDCPGSIEFVQEAYGALMGAGTAVIVCEADVSRVLTLAPLFKFLDDWAIPHLVFINKMDRAKQPFGEVLQALKSVSSRPLIPQQYPIYKGEELQGYIDLITEQAYQYHSGSAADPIALPAELAGAEHQARQEMLEALADFDDRLLEELLEEVEPPQAEIEADFKQELGADLIVPVVLGVAEQDFGVRPLLDVLIKEAPDPSVTAARRGLSTDGSGPVIAQVLKTYFTPQGRLSLARIWQGTLREADTLNGQRLGGIYRLFGSQQTSAQTATVGEIVGLARLENVNTGATLSTAEVKPLPFVEPLSPVYGLAIAPEQRKDEVKLSTALGKLVEEDPSLTWEQNTETQEVILWGQGEIHLKVALERLERQYKLPMVSSQPQVPYKETIRKDTQVHGRYKHQTGGHGAFGDVYLTIKPLERGSGFSFTETIVGGVVPKQYIPGVEMGVREYLAKGPLGYPVVDIAVTLTDGSYHNVDSSEQAFKQAARLAMTEGMPQCQPVLLEPILQVEVVAPADFTARVLQLVSGHRGQILGYEARSDWKSWDQVAAHLPQAEIQNFIIELRSLTVGVGTFTWQFDHLQEVPDKLAPKLLE; translated from the coding sequence ATGAACAACCCCACCAATGAATCCCTCCGCAACGTGGCCATTGTTGGCCCCTATGGCAGCGGTAAAACCACCTTACTCGAAAGTGTTTTGTGGGTCAGTGGCAGTATCAGTCGTAAAGGGAATATCAAAGATAGCAACACGGTGAGCGATAGTAGCCCCGAAGCCAAGGCCCGCAAAATGAGCTTGGAAGTGAGCGTGGCGGGGATTGACTATGAAAATTTACGCTTAAATTTCCTCGATTGCCCAGGCTCCATCGAATTTGTCCAGGAAGCCTATGGCGCTTTGATGGGGGCCGGCACTGCGGTCATCGTTTGTGAGGCAGATGTGAGCCGGGTTTTGACCCTCGCCCCTTTATTTAAATTTTTGGACGATTGGGCTATTCCCCATCTGGTATTTATCAACAAAATGGACCGGGCTAAACAGCCCTTTGGGGAGGTATTACAGGCCCTAAAAAGTGTTTCTTCCCGCCCCCTGATTCCCCAGCAGTATCCCATTTACAAAGGGGAGGAGTTGCAGGGCTACATCGACTTAATTACGGAGCAGGCCTATCAGTACCACAGTGGTAGTGCGGCAGATCCCATTGCCTTGCCAGCGGAATTGGCTGGAGCGGAACACCAGGCCCGCCAGGAAATGTTGGAAGCGTTGGCGGACTTTGACGATCGCCTGTTGGAGGAATTGTTGGAGGAAGTGGAACCACCCCAGGCGGAAATTGAAGCGGATTTCAAACAGGAGTTGGGGGCAGATTTAATCGTGCCGGTAGTGCTGGGGGTGGCAGAGCAGGATTTTGGCGTGCGACCATTGCTGGATGTGTTGATTAAGGAAGCACCGGATCCCAGTGTGACGGCGGCCCGCCGGGGTTTAAGTACCGATGGCTCCGGGCCGGTCATTGCCCAGGTATTAAAAACCTATTTCACTCCCCAGGGTCGGTTATCCTTGGCCCGCATTTGGCAGGGCACCTTACGGGAGGCCGACACCCTTAACGGTCAACGGTTGGGGGGAATTTATCGTCTTTTTGGCAGTCAGCAAACGTCAGCGCAAACCGCCACAGTGGGGGAAATAGTCGGCCTAGCTCGGTTGGAAAACGTTAACACTGGGGCCACCCTCTCCACCGCCGAAGTTAAACCCCTCCCCTTCGTTGAGCCCCTGTCCCCGGTCTATGGTCTGGCGATCGCCCCGGAGCAGAGGAAAGATGAAGTTAAACTCAGCACTGCCCTAGGAAAATTGGTGGAGGAAGACCCTTCCCTCACCTGGGAGCAAAATACTGAAACCCAGGAAGTAATCCTTTGGGGCCAAGGGGAAATTCATCTCAAAGTGGCGTTGGAAAGGTTGGAAAGGCAATATAAACTGCCCATGGTGTCCAGCCAACCCCAAGTTCCCTACAAAGAAACCATCCGTAAGGACACCCAAGTTCATGGCCGCTATAAACATCAAACCGGTGGCCATGGAGCCTTTGGGGATGTGTACCTCACCATCAAACCCCTGGAACGGGGCAGTGGCTTTAGCTTCACTGAAACCATTGTGGGGGGAGTGGTGCCCAAACAATATATTCCTGGGGTGGAAATGGGGGTGCGGGAGTATCTGGCTAAGGGGCCCCTTGGCTACCCGGTGGTGGATATAGCCGTTACTCTAACTGACGGTTCCTACCACAACGTTGACAGTTCTGAACAGGCTTTTAAACAGGCGGCCCGCCTAGCCATGACGGAAGGAATGCCCCAATGTCAACCGGTGTTGCTGGAGCCAATTTTACAAGTAGAAGTGGTGGCCCCTGCGGATTTCACCGCCCGGGTGTTGCAATTAGTCAGTGGGCACCGGGGCCAAATTTTGGGTTACGAAGCCCGCTCCGATTGGAAAAGTTGGGACCAGGTAGCAGCCCATTTACCCCAAGCAGAAATACAAAATTTCATTATCGAACTGCGTTCCTTGACTGTTGGGGTAGGGACCTTCACTTGGCAATTTGACCATCTCCAGGAGGTACCGGATAAGCTTGCTCCTAAATTATTGGAGTAA